A genomic window from Wolbachia pipientis includes:
- a CDS encoding ankyrin repeat domain-containing protein — translation MPIEKEEFFEIICNVSESKGLNKNNLLQKIKGELHQKDYAEYDKFKRNFSKEHQFSIKISDKIEDWTLLHLAAACNNLLTVELLLKKKASVKTRVKDGSNDGPTALDIAKSNGNQEIVQLLSDANANPKLEKNKDKTSRDIITKANEIPEDLVVKGNNATAALENGNKRTSLNSTDESSNSTVDEQSCVSVKSRIEEIELLKKPNATYSDKRILTDESDSEDSGLELGLETASNTSSRSEINHDGANHVEENVDNQTLENALRSQKEENQSLKQQIQDLKSKNATLKGELEKTKKNEVPLEKAQKELTELRSYITGHETKLEVLEELNEEDQSLKQKIQDLESKNATLKDKLDKTETKAKALLEKTQKELEESKSCIAGHETKLKQFNKENESLRQEIKNLKNENTTLKGALGKTKTKTNEVSLEKVEKRQFSPKVACASLAAMLAVGAALSITSGLSALLIVAASVVSALIAGGITYTISKPIAPDTELKEVDIQGSAQHGVCKT, via the coding sequence ATGCCAATAGAAAAGGAAGAGTTTTTTGAAATAATATGCAATGTGAGTGAGAGTAAAGGTTTGAATAAGAATAATTTGCTCCAAAAAATAAAAGGTGAGTTACATCAAAAAGATTATGCAGAATACGACAAGTTTAAACGTAATTTTAGTAAGGAGCATCAATTCAGTATAAAAATTTCAGACAAAATAGAAGATTGGACATTATTACATCTTGCTGCAGCGTGTAACAATTTATTGACAGTAGAACTTCTACTGAAAAAGAAAGCAAGTGTTAAAACTCGAGTCAAAGATGGATCTAATGATGGACCAACTGCTTTGGACATTGCTAAATCTAATGGTAATCAAGAGATAGTTCAGCTTTTATCAGATGCTAACGCAAATCCTAAATTAGAAAAGAATAAAGACAAAACTTCAAGAGATATCATAACGAAAGCGAATGAAATTCCAGAAGATTTAGTTGTGAAGGGAAATAATGCAACTGCTGCACTAGAAAATGGTAATAAACGGACCTCTTTAAATTCTACTGATGAAAGTAGTAACAGTACAGTAGATGAGCAATCATGTGTTAGTGTTAAGAGTAGGATAGAAGAAATTGAGTTACTGAAAAAACCAAATGCTACATATAGTGATAAACGGATTCTTACTGATGAAAGTGATAGTGAGGACAGCGGTCTAGAATTAGGACTTGAGACTGCATCTAATACCTCTTCCCGTTCCGAAATAAATCATGATGGGGCAAATCATGTTGAGGAAAATGTTGATAATCAGACTCTAGAAAACGCACTGCGATCTCAAAAGGAAGAGAATCAATCACTAAAACAACAAATACAAGATCTAAAAAGTAAAAACGCAACGCTTAAGGGTGAATTAGAAAAAACTAAAAAAAACGAAGTACCATTAGAAAAAGCGCAAAAGGAACTAACAGAATTGAGAAGTTATATCACTGGACACGAGACTAAATTGGAAGTACTGGAGGAACTCAATGAAGAGGATCAATCACTAAAACAAAAAATACAAGATCTAGAAAGTAAAAATGCAACGCTTAAGGATAAATTAGACAAAACAGAAACTAAAGCAAAAGCGTTGTTAGAAAAAACGCAAAAGGAACTAGAAGAATCAAAAAGTTGCATAGCTGGACATGAGACTAAGTTGAAACAATTCAATAAAGAGAATGAATCACTAAGACAAGAAATAAAAAATCTGAAAAATGAAAACACAACACTTAAGGGTGCATTAGGCAAAACAAAAACTAAAACAAATGAAGTGTCACTAGAAAAAGTAGAAAAAAGACAATTTTCCCCAAAAGTTGCCTGTGCGAGCCTTGCAGCTATGTTAGCAGTAGGTGCTGCTCTTAGTATTACTTCCGGATTGTCTGCTCTATTAATAGTTGCAGCTTCTGTGGTATCTGCACTGATAGCCGGTGGCATTACATACACAATATCAAAACCCATTGCTCCTGACACTGAATTGAAAGAAGTGGATATTCAAGGTTCAGCACAACATGGTGTTTGTAAAACTTAG
- a CDS encoding transposase: MTNGREYTAEFKEEAVKLFRERGETISQIARDLGINPGILGKWIKKYNEKKSAVNAFPGRGNVAPYDKERFDLKRELARVTRERDI, translated from the coding sequence ATGACAAATGGAAGAGAGTATACAGCAGAGTTCAAAGAAGAAGCTGTAAAACTTTTCAGAGAAAGGGGAGAAACAATTTCACAAATAGCAAGGGATCTAGGTATAAATCCCGGTATATTAGGTAAGTGGATAAAGAAGTATAACGAGAAAAAGTCAGCAGTAAATGCATTTCCGGGCAGGGGTAACGTAGCGCCTTATGATAAAGAGAGATTTGACTTAAAGAGAGAGTTAGCAAGAGTAACAAGGGAAAGAGACATTTAA
- a CDS encoding IS3 family transposase yields the protein MFCQSKRVKYLFIKEHSNCYKVQELCRISGVSASGYYKWLAKKISNRELAKKDLLADIQKIHQVSKCRYGAPKIHAELKALGKNYNIKTVQNVMKENGIKAILKRKFKTKKRQTDNRVIVPNILDQNFITDQPNKVWVTDITYIRTKKGWLYLAVVIDLYSRMVVGWSMSSSINKQLVIDSLLMAIYKRNHPKNLLLHSDQGSQYTSKNYQNLLAIKNIVPSMSHKGYCYDNSVVESFFSSLKRELLINTAKYSKQSIKTAIFEYIEIFYNKQRRHSTINYCIPELFDSSFSL from the coding sequence ATATTTTGCCAGTCAAAAAGAGTAAAATATCTTTTTATAAAAGAGCATAGCAATTGCTATAAAGTACAAGAATTATGTAGAATTTCTGGTGTATCTGCTAGTGGTTATTACAAATGGCTTGCTAAAAAAATAAGCAATAGGGAATTGGCAAAAAAAGATCTATTAGCAGATATTCAAAAAATACATCAAGTTTCTAAATGCAGATATGGTGCCCCTAAAATTCATGCTGAATTGAAAGCTTTAGGTAAAAATTACAACATCAAAACAGTGCAAAATGTTATGAAAGAAAATGGCATTAAGGCTATACTTAAAAGAAAATTTAAAACCAAGAAACGGCAAACTGACAATAGAGTCATAGTTCCCAATATATTAGATCAAAATTTTATTACCGATCAACCAAATAAAGTGTGGGTGACTGATATTACTTATATAAGAACCAAGAAAGGATGGCTATATTTGGCAGTAGTAATCGATCTATATTCACGTATGGTAGTTGGCTGGTCGATGAGTAGCTCAATAAATAAACAGTTGGTTATTGACTCTTTGTTAATGGCCATTTACAAGCGTAACCATCCCAAGAATCTACTATTACATAGCGATCAAGGTTCACAATATACTTCAAAAAATTACCAAAATCTACTAGCTATAAAGAACATAGTTCCTAGCATGAGTCACAAAGGCTATTGTTACGACAATTCCGTTGTAGAAAGTTTCTTTAGTTCTCTGAAAAGAGAGTTATTAATAAATACTGCTAAGTACTCCAAACAGTCTATTAAAACTGCTATATTTGAATATATAGAAATTTTTTATAACAAACAACGCAGACATTCTACTATTAACTATTGCATCCCTGAGCTTTTTGATTCATCATTCTCTTTGTAA
- a CDS encoding ankyrin repeat domain-containing protein, whose product MEFDLGLDPIVIRRLNRFSLSNVEEIQTLIDKASENYQNRADGTETENDFKCLVSVNGFESGNKTYECLGFSSLQDQINFTEKLCSVEQIEEFKNKMQNSDQVLTLLKKLKEDLLLSGYDQNAIGQCNELVVTLGFKPLISKLAQEGEWNKVKAFLDETANRSSTDIENKNKWSESWTLLHYAVYNGNLNLVNGVFDLLLAKVGDINAKDKWYWTP is encoded by the coding sequence TTGGAATTTGATTTAGGCTTGGATCCAATAGTAATTCGTAGGTTGAATAGGTTTAGCTTATCTAATGTGGAAGAAATACAAACCTTGATTGATAAAGCTTCAGAAAATTATCAAAACAGAGCTGATGGCACAGAAACGGAAAATGATTTTAAGTGTTTAGTGTCAGTTAATGGCTTTGAGAGTGGAAATAAAACATATGAGTGTTTAGGTTTTTCTTCACTACAAGATCAAATTAACTTTACAGAAAAGCTCTGCAGTGTAGAGCAAATTGAGGAATTCAAAAATAAAATGCAAAATAGTGATCAAGTTTTAACGCTACTTAAAAAGTTAAAAGAGGACCTTTTACTGAGTGGTTATGACCAAAATGCAATAGGTCAGTGTAATGAGTTAGTGGTAACTTTAGGATTTAAGCCCTTGATAAGCAAATTAGCTCAGGAAGGTGAATGGAATAAAGTTAAAGCTTTTCTTGATGAGACTGCTAACAGGAGCAGTACCGATATTGAGAATAAAAACAAATGGTCAGAAAGTTGGACTTTGTTACACTATGCTGTTTACAACGGTAATTTGAATCTAGTAAATGGTGTGTTCGACCTTCTGCTAGCCAAAGTTGGTGATATCAATGCTAAAGACAAATGGTATTGGACACCATGA
- a CDS encoding IS3 family transposase, with amino-acid sequence MFCQSKRVKYLFIKEHSNCYKVQELCRISGVSASGYYKWLAKKISNRELAKKDLLADIQKIHQVSKCRYGAPKIHAELKALDKNYNIKTVQNVMKENGIKAILKRKFKTKKRQTDNRVIVPNILDQNFITDQPNKVWVTDITYIRTKKGWLYLAVVIDLYSRMVVGWSMSSSINKQLVIDSLLMAIYKRNHPKNLLLHSDQGSQYTSKNYQNLLAIKNIVPSMSHKGYCYDNSVVESFFSSLKRELLINTAKYSKQSIKTAIFEYIEIFYNKQRRHSTINYCIPELFDSSFSL; translated from the coding sequence ATATTTTGCCAGTCAAAAAGAGTAAAATATCTTTTTATAAAAGAGCATAGCAATTGCTATAAAGTACAAGAATTATGTAGAATTTCTGGTGTATCTGCTAGTGGTTATTACAAATGGCTTGCTAAAAAAATAAGCAATAGGGAATTGGCAAAAAAAGATCTATTAGCAGATATTCAAAAAATACATCAAGTTTCTAAATGCAGATATGGTGCCCCTAAAATTCATGCTGAATTGAAAGCTTTAGATAAAAATTACAACATCAAAACAGTGCAAAATGTTATGAAAGAAAATGGCATTAAGGCTATACTTAAAAGAAAATTTAAAACCAAGAAACGGCAAACTGACAATAGAGTCATAGTTCCCAATATATTAGATCAAAATTTTATTACCGATCAACCAAATAAAGTGTGGGTGACTGATATTACTTATATAAGAACCAAGAAAGGATGGCTATATTTGGCAGTAGTAATCGATCTATATTCACGTATGGTAGTTGGCTGGTCGATGAGTAGCTCAATAAATAAACAGTTGGTTATTGACTCTTTGTTAATGGCCATTTACAAGCGTAACCATCCCAAGAATCTACTATTACATAGCGATCAAGGTTCACAATATACTTCAAAAAATTACCAAAATCTACTAGCTATAAAGAACATAGTTCCTAGCATGAGTCACAAAGGCTATTGTTACGACAATTCCGTTGTAGAAAGTTTCTTTAGTTCTCTGAAAAGAGAGTTATTAATAAATACTGCTAAGTACTCCAAACAGTCTATTAAAACTGCTATATTTGAATATATAGAAATTTTTTATAACAAACAACGCAGACATTCTACTATTAACTATTGCATCCCTGAGCTTTTTGATTCATCATTCTCTTTGTAA
- a CDS encoding Rpn family recombination-promoting nuclease/putative transposase has product MALSKFLDPKFDLSFKRVFGTEKNKNILIHFLNDILGFTGVNTIQDVEFLSTIMNPEIASDKQSIVDVLCKDLYGNRYIAEMQLARDKGFEKRAQLYAAKAYSRQSGSYIDFKKVFFIAISNSTLFPPEVEYISTHNIREIKTNGHYLKDFQFVFIELPKFTKNRVEQLESTVERWVFFFRYAENTTDEDLKDIAEKAPVIKLAYDALDKFSWSEKDLAAYEERVLSVQKEAAIWEQRLDDASAKGRLEGILIGHEKGRAEGKQEGREEGEKQAKIAVAKNSLKAGVSIDVIAQITGLSLDEIKKLRN; this is encoded by the coding sequence ATGGCTCTTTCGAAATTTCTCGATCCTAAATTTGACCTGTCCTTCAAACGAGTGTTTGGCACTGAGAAAAATAAGAATATCCTTATTCACTTTTTAAATGACATCTTAGGGTTTACTGGTGTTAACACAATTCAAGATGTTGAGTTTCTTAGCACTATCATGAATCCTGAAATTGCTTCTGATAAACAAAGCATTGTTGATGTTCTTTGTAAAGATTTATACGGAAATAGGTATATTGCGGAAATGCAACTCGCTCGTGATAAAGGCTTTGAAAAACGTGCCCAACTTTATGCTGCTAAAGCTTACTCAAGACAATCTGGCAGTTACATTGATTTTAAGAAAGTATTCTTTATTGCTATTTCTAATAGTACGCTATTTCCTCCAGAGGTTGAATACATTTCCACTCATAATATACGAGAGATAAAAACTAATGGCCATTATCTAAAGGATTTTCAATTCGTCTTTATTGAGTTGCCTAAATTTACAAAAAATAGAGTAGAGCAACTAGAGAGCACAGTAGAAAGGTGGGTTTTCTTTTTTCGGTATGCAGAAAATACTACAGATGAAGACCTAAAAGATATTGCAGAGAAAGCCCCAGTAATCAAGTTAGCATATGATGCATTAGACAAATTTAGTTGGAGTGAAAAGGATCTAGCAGCATACGAAGAAAGAGTTTTGAGTGTACAGAAAGAAGCTGCTATTTGGGAACAACGCCTTGATGATGCTTCTGCTAAAGGTAGACTAGAAGGCATCCTTATCGGACATGAAAAAGGCAGAGCTGAAGGTAAGCAGGAAGGTAGGGAAGAGGGCGAAAAACAGGCTAAAATAGCTGTGGCCAAAAACTCACTCAAGGCCGGTGTCTCTATTGATGTTATCGCTCAAATTACCGGCCTTTCCCTCGATGAAATCAAAAAGTTAAGGAATTAG
- a CDS encoding helix-turn-helix transcriptional regulator: MAKRTTISIRYEIAQNVRSWILKRKYTVKDLANKTGIEYYTLLRYVKGKCGIPTERLKLIADALSIPIRNLFRNLFPRQKVLKENSCFDKAKSREMYNFIEKYKKTGGHKAIYALTKSVRAEEESNIKAARIRIAKNLVKAGFDTEIIYRATGLSTEEYADKERYEPNGGQEIKKWRIIRGYTQEELAKKLDVGPSQVHHYEQGSVTLLSERLWEIAKELSVDAEDLIKEYKENDCEDGETENELLSWAREYRKINNQESQDELDIWVEFLLQRKRIYKEKIDKIEGIKVANNLLILGVSVDAISSITDLPAE, translated from the coding sequence ATGGCAAAACGTACTACTATCTCCATAAGATACGAAATAGCGCAGAATGTAAGAAGCTGGATATTAAAGCGGAAATATACTGTAAAAGATTTAGCAAATAAAACAGGTATAGAATACTATACGCTTCTAAGGTATGTAAAAGGAAAATGTGGCATTCCAACTGAAAGGCTAAAATTGATAGCGGACGCATTATCAATTCCTATTAGAAATCTTTTTAGAAATCTTTTTCCAAGACAAAAAGTACTAAAAGAAAACAGTTGTTTTGACAAAGCTAAGAGCCGGGAAATGTATAATTTCATAGAAAAATACAAAAAAACGGGGGGACACAAAGCAATTTATGCATTAACCAAATCTGTCCGAGCTGAGGAGGAAAGTAACATAAAAGCAGCAAGAATAAGAATTGCAAAGAATCTAGTTAAGGCTGGGTTTGATACTGAGATTATCTATCGAGCAACAGGCTTATCAACTGAAGAATATGCTGATAAAGAGAGATACGAGCCAAACGGAGGACAAGAGATAAAAAAGTGGAGAATAATAAGGGGATATACTCAAGAAGAATTAGCAAAAAAGCTAGATGTAGGACCCTCGCAGGTACATCATTATGAACAAGGTAGTGTTACTCTTTTAAGTGAAAGGTTATGGGAAATAGCAAAAGAATTATCAGTAGATGCTGAAGATCTGATAAAGGAATACAAAGAAAATGATTGCGAAGATGGTGAAACAGAAAATGAATTATTAAGTTGGGCAAGAGAATATAGAAAAATTAACAATCAAGAATCACAAGATGAACTGGATATATGGGTAGAATTTTTATTGCAAAGAAAGCGAATTTACAAAGAAAAGATTGATAAAATAGAGGGAATCAAAGTAGCAAATAATCTACTTATACTAGGTGTTTCTGTTGATGCTATTTCTTCAATAACTGACTTGCCTGCAGAGTAG
- a CDS encoding IS481 family transposase, giving the protein MSTIQTKILKPKLGLLELAKQLGNVSQACKVMGYSRDTFYRFKELYENGGEGALHEISKKKPLLANRVSDNIERTVIGIATEFPAYGQERAANELRKRGIIISQGGVRSVWLRNDLETLKKRLKALETKVAQDGIILTEEQLAALEKMKEQKEAHGEIETQHPGYLGSQDTYYVGNIKGIGRIYQQTFVDTYSRVAMVKLYTDRTAITAEDLLNDRVIPFFDEQKIPLLRILTDRGTEYCGKPENHAYQLYLGIENIDHSRTKANSPQTNGICERFHRTMQDECYNIIFRKKIYNSLEDLQIDVDCWLHSYNDTRPHSGKYCYGKTPMQTFLDSKHIAFQKNISSIKQETDISFNYLNSSVS; this is encoded by the coding sequence ATGAGTACAATACAAACAAAAATACTAAAACCAAAGCTAGGGTTATTAGAACTAGCAAAACAACTAGGAAATGTATCTCAAGCATGTAAAGTGATGGGATACTCAAGAGATACATTTTATCGATTTAAGGAGTTATATGAAAATGGAGGAGAGGGAGCATTACATGAAATAAGTAAGAAAAAACCGCTATTAGCGAACAGAGTTTCCGATAATATAGAAAGAACAGTGATTGGTATAGCAACAGAATTTCCAGCATATGGGCAAGAAAGAGCTGCAAATGAACTGAGAAAAAGAGGTATAATAATTTCTCAGGGAGGAGTAAGGTCTGTATGGCTAAGAAATGACCTTGAAACTCTCAAAAAGAGACTTAAAGCACTAGAGACAAAAGTAGCTCAAGACGGAATCATTTTAACTGAAGAACAACTTGCAGCTTTAGAAAAAATGAAAGAACAAAAGGAAGCTCATGGTGAAATTGAGACGCAACATCCAGGTTATTTGGGTTCTCAAGATACCTATTATGTGGGCAATATCAAAGGTATAGGGCGAATTTATCAGCAGACTTTTGTTGACACTTATTCCAGGGTTGCAATGGTTAAACTTTACACGGACAGAACAGCTATTACAGCTGAAGATCTTCTCAATGATAGGGTTATTCCATTTTTTGATGAGCAGAAAATTCCATTATTACGCATTCTAACTGATAGGGGTACGGAATATTGTGGCAAGCCAGAAAATCACGCTTATCAGCTATATTTGGGAATCGAAAATATCGACCATTCTAGAACCAAAGCCAACTCTCCACAAACTAATGGCATATGTGAAAGATTTCATAGAACTATGCAAGATGAGTGTTACAATATTATCTTTAGAAAGAAAATCTACAATTCTTTGGAAGATCTACAGATTGATGTTGATTGTTGGTTGCATTCTTATAATGATACAAGACCTCACTCTGGTAAGTACTGCTATGGAAAAACACCTATGCAGACTTTTCTTGATAGCAAACATATTGCTTTTCAGAAAAATATTAGTAGCATTAAACAAGAGACTGATATTAGTTTTAACTACCTCAATTCTTCTGTCAGTTAA